One window from the genome of Camelus bactrianus isolate YW-2024 breed Bactrian camel chromosome 4, ASM4877302v1, whole genome shotgun sequence encodes:
- the HDHD3 gene encoding haloacid dehalogenase-like hydrolase domain-containing protein 3, translating to MARRLQLRLLTWDVKDTLLRPHQPIGEEYATKARAHGLEVEAAALEQAFWQVYRAQSLSFPNYGLSHGLTSRQWWLDVVLQTFHRAGVQDARAVAPIADQLYKDFSNPCTWQVLQGAEATLRECQKRGLRLAVVSNFDRRLEGILVGLGLREHFEFVLTSEAAGWPKPDPRIFREALRLAQVEPAAAAHVGDSYPLDYKGARAIGMHSFLVAGPEPLDPEVKDSIPQEHILPSLPHLLPALDHLESSPPQL from the coding sequence ATGGCACGCCGGCTACAGTTACGACTGCTGACGTGGGACGTGAAGGACACACTGCTTCGGCCCCACCAACCCATAGGGGAGGAGTATGCCACCAAGGCCCGGGCCCACGGGCTGGAGGTAGAGGCCGCAGCCCTGGAACAAGCCTTTTGGCAGGTGTACAGggctcagagcctcagtttccccaactatGGCCTGAGCCATGGCCTCACCTCCCGCCAGTGGTGGCTGGATGTGGTCTTGCAGACCTTCCACCGCGCCGGTGTTCAGGATGCCCGGGCTGTGGCCCCCATCGCTGACCAGCTGTACAAAGACTTCAGCAACCCCTGCACCTGGCAGGTGTTGCAGGGGGCTGAGGCCACCTTGAGGGAGTGCCAAAAACGGGGTCTGAGGCTGGCAGTGGTCTCCAACTTTGACCGACGGCTGGAGGGCATCCTAGTGGGTCTTGGCCTGCGGGAACACTTTGAATTTGTGCTGACCTCTGAGGCTGCTGGCTGGCCCAAGCCAGACCCCCGCATTTTCCGTGAGGCCTTGCGCCTTGCTCAGGTGGAACCGGCGGCAGCAGCCCATGTTGGAGATAGTTACCCACTTGATTACAAGGGAGCACGTGCTATAGGCATGCACAGCTTCCTGGTGGCTGGCCCGGAGCCTTTGGACCCTGAGGTCAAGGATTCTATACCCCAAGAACACATTCTTCCCTCACTACCCCATCTCCTGCCTGCCCTTGACCACCTAGAGAGCTCACCCCCACAGCTTTGA